From the Achromobacter xylosoxidans A8 genome, the window GCTGCAGTACCAGTCCACGCCGGCGCTGCGCGAAGCCATGTTCCTGACGGCGCATGCCAGCAACAACACCGACTTCCCGTTCCTGGCCGGCTCGCTCAACACCTTCCTGGACGACGCCTTCGTGGCGGCCAGCGCCATGAAGGCGGTGATGCCCGGCGAGAAGCTCGAACTGGCGCTGGGCGCCGATGAAGGCATTTCGATCAAGCGCCAGCTGGTCAACCGCTATACCGAAAGCACCGGTTTTTCCGGCAGCGGCAAGCGCGTGACCTACGAGTACAAGATCACGGTCAAGAACAACAAGGCCACCAAGGAGCAAGTGTCGTTCAAGGACCGCCTGCCCATCTCGCGCAACGAGAAGATCGTGGTCAAGCTGCTGTCGCCGGCCGACCGCGAGATCAAGCGCGAGGAAGACGGCAAGCTGGTCTGGGACTGGGAAATGGAGCCCGGCAAGTCGCGCGAAACGGTGTTGAAATTCTCGGTGGACTATCCGGGCGATATCGACGTCTCCGGCATCTGACGCGCTCAGCGCATCTGGAACGCCTCCTGGTGGAACAGTTCGCTCACCGGCATGCCGCGCCGGTGCAGCCCATCCTTCAAGGCATCGGCGAATCCCGCCGGGCCGCAAAACCACACGCTGGGCCAGGGCGCGCCCGGTGTGTGGTGCTCGGCCAGCTCGGCGGCCGTCAGCGGCCGCTGGGTTTCGCTGTAGCGCACCTGCAGCGTCACATTCGGGACGCGCGCGCATAGCGCTTTCAGGTGATCCGCGAACGGCGCGTCATCGGCGTTGCGGCCGCAGTAGTACAGGGTCGCGACCGGTGCAGTGTCCGGGTCCGTCTGCAGCGATTCCATCCATGATATGAACGGCGTGACGCCGATGCCGGCCGCCACCCAGATCTGCGGCCTCCCATCGTCGCGTTGGAAGTCGAAACAGCCATAGGGACCTTCGATAATGACGTCCTGCCCCACCTGCAGGCTGCGCTGCAGGCGCCGCGTGTAGTCCCCCAAGGCCTTGATGGAGAACTGCACCCGGCCGGTGCCATCGTCCGCGCCGGACACCGTGTAGGGGTGCGCGCCCTCACGCCGGTTCGTGGTCAGGAAGGCGAACTGCCCGGCGCGATGGTGCCAATTGCCCTCCACCCTACAGGTCAGCGCCAGTATGTCGTCGGAAAGATGATCTATGGCCAGCACCTGCCCCCTATAGCGGCGGCCGCGCCCGATATTGCCGGTCAGCGCCATCAGGGCGCACACCGTCCCCACCGCCGTGCATATCGCCACCATCCAGCCGGCCGGCTGCCACCACCAGGCGGCAGGCGTCAACACCACGCCATGGAAGGCGACCACCAGGAAGATCACCGCAGCGATGCGATGGACCTGGCGCCAGATGTGGTACGGAAAGCGCCGCCACAAGGTGAGTAGCACCATCGCCGCCAGGATCCACACGGCCCATTCGCCGATGTCCTTGGCCGAGCCGCGGAACATGTCCAGCAAGGCTGCGGCCCGCGGCGTCTTCGGCACTGGGTCGAACAGCGCCAGCAGCAGCGGCTTGCCCAGCTTGATCAGGTAATGCGCCGCCGCCAGCGCGGCCGCCAGGATGCCGCTCCATTTGTGCAGCCGGTACATCTTGTCCAGTCCGCCCATCCGCGTTTCCAGCCACCTCGGACGCACCGCCAGCAGCATGATCAGGGTCATGATCGCATAGGCGCCCAGGCCGGTCAGCAGGATGAGTTGGTCGCGCGCGGTCCAGACATTGAGTTCGGCCGGAGGTTGAGCCCACCAGGCCCCGGCCCAGGCCAGCAGGGAGATCAACAGGACGGCGGCCAGTGTGCGTCGCATCGGTTCATCGCTCCATCTAGGGAACCGCGCCACCGAGCGCGGTCCGCATGGAGCCATGGTAAATCCGCCTGTGGGGTGGATTCTCTCTGCGCGGCCGCAGTCTTGATCGGGGTCAAGTCCGCCGAAAATCGGGATGGTCCGGACGGGGCCGGCCAGCGCCAGGATACTCCATGGCAGCGGAACGATGGCTCAATGGCTGCGGCAGAACTCGATGAAGGCGTCGGCTTCCAGCGGCACGGAAATCCCGTAGCCTTGCGCCATGTCGCAGCCCAGCTCGCGCAGTAGTTCCACGTCGCGCTCGTGCTCTACGCCTTCGGCCACCACGCGCCGACCCAGCACGCGGCCCATCTCGATGGCGGCCGCGACCACCGCGCGCGACGCGGGCTCGCGGTGCATGTGCACGATGAAGTCGCGGTCTATCTTCAGTTCCGTGAACGGCATGGCCGAGAACAGCCGCATGGAGGCGATGCCGGCGCCGAAATCGTCCATCGCCAATTCAAAGCCGCGCACCCGCAGCAGGTTCAGCGCCGAGGACAGGGCCAGCCAATCGGTCACCGGCTCGTCTTCGGTCAGCTCGACCTTGACCAGCCGCGCCGGCAGGCCGGCCTGCGCCACGCGCTGCTCCAGCAGACCCGGCAGGTCGCGCGAGCATAGCGTGGAGGCCGAGGCATTGATCGCGATGGGCACGGCGATGTCCTCGGCATGCATGCGCTGCAGGACTTCCAGCACCCGGTCGGTGACCCGGCAGAACAAGGTGCGGTCCAGGCCCAGCCGATGCGCGGCGGGCACAAAGTCCGACGCGGGGATCGCGCCCAGCTCGGGATGGTCCCAGCGCGACAGCGCCTCGGCGGCCAGCACCCGTCCCGTGGACAGGCTCATCTGCGGTTGCAGCACCACGCTCATCCCCTGCCCCGTGATCAAGGCATGGCCCAGCGCGGCCTCGATGACGTCGCGCCGCAGGGAACGCGGCCGCGGCGACTCGGCGTCGTCCTCGTCCAGGCTGCGCAGCGCCGTCTTGATCGCCTGCTGCATGGCCGTGCGCGATACCGGCTTGGACAGCGCCTGCGCGGACGGACAGCCGGCCTGCAAGGCCAGCCGCACATGCGACTGCAACAGTTCATCGCTGAGGCTGCTGATCCAGATGATGGGCGGCATGCTCTTCAGGCGGCCGGCGTCCACCAGGCGGCGCAGCTCATTGGGCAGGCGCGTGCCGTCGCCCTCGCCCGTGACGATGTCGCTGATGACCACGTCGTAGAACTGGCGCGCCAGCGCGGTGACGGCTTCGATGCTGCTGCCCAGGCCGGCCACCCGGCGGAAACCCAGCGCCAGCAGCACATTCTGCAGATAAGCGCGTTCGACCGGATGGTCTTCGACGAGTAGTATCCGTCGGGTCCCGCCGGGTTCCGTTTTAGGCATGGTCTACCGTCCTACTCATATAGGGCGGGCCCCCGCAGGCGGCCGCTGGAAACTGTGTACACCATGCTAAGGCATTCGCGCCCGGACTGTCGTTATTGCTAACGGGTTAATGCAAGCCCATCGCCGATAGTCGTAGTATCGGGAACATCAGCCAGACGGAGGCAGCCTTCCGTCGCCCCGCGGCGCGGCCGGTGCCATAATAGATGTCTTTATTTCCGCATCTACGGCACGGAGCTACCCTTGACCCGCATTGACGACCCCCTGCACGACCGCGAGGTCGGCGCGGCCGACTCCACCCAGGACAACACGCGCACGGACGATACCCGCATCAGCGCGGTCCGCCCCTTGATTTCGCCCGCACTGCTGCAAGACGAGCTGCCGGTTTCGACCGAGATCCAGACGCTGGTCGAGCAAAGCCGTGTCCAGATCGCCGACGTGCTGCACGGCCGCGACGACCGCCTGGTGCTGGTGGTCGGTCCCTGTTCCATCCATGACCATGGCCAGGCCATGGAGTACGCCCGCCTGCTGCGCACCGCCGCCGAACAGCACCAGAAGGACCTGCTCATCGTCATGCGGGTGTACTTCGAGAAGCCGCGCACCACCGTGGGCTGGAAGGGCTACATCAATGACCCGCGCCTGGACGGCAGCTTCCGCATCAACGAAGGCCTGCGCCGCGCGCGCGAGCTGCTGCAGGACATCAGCGGCCTGGGCCTGCCGATCGCGACCGAATTCCTGGACCTGCTCAGCCCGCAGTACATCGCCGACCTGATCGCCTGGGGCGCCATCGGCGCGCGCACCACCGAAAGCCCCAGCCACCGCCAACTGAGCTCGGGCCTGAGCTGCCCGCTGGGCTTCAAGAACGGCACCGACGGCGGCGTGCAGATCGCGGCCGACGCCATGGTCGCCGCCAGCGCCAAGCATGCCTTCATGGGCATGACCAAAATGGGCATGGCCGCCATCTTCGAAACCCGCGGCAACCAGGACACCCACGTCATCCTGCGCGGCGGCAAGCAAGGCCCGAACTACGATGCCGCCAGCGTCGACGCTTGCTGCGCCGCCCTGCGCGCGGCCGGCCAGCGCGAACAGGTCATGATCGACTGCTCGCACGCCAATTCCAACAAGTCGCACCTG encodes:
- a CDS encoding EAL domain-containing protein; its protein translation is MPKTEPGGTRRILLVEDHPVERAYLQNVLLALGFRRVAGLGSSIEAVTALARQFYDVVISDIVTGEGDGTRLPNELRRLVDAGRLKSMPPIIWISSLSDELLQSHVRLALQAGCPSAQALSKPVSRTAMQQAIKTALRSLDEDDAESPRPRSLRRDVIEAALGHALITGQGMSVVLQPQMSLSTGRVLAAEALSRWDHPELGAIPASDFVPAAHRLGLDRTLFCRVTDRVLEVLQRMHAEDIAVPIAINASASTLCSRDLPGLLEQRVAQAGLPARLVKVELTEDEPVTDWLALSSALNLLRVRGFELAMDDFGAGIASMRLFSAMPFTELKIDRDFIVHMHREPASRAVVAAAIEMGRVLGRRVVAEGVEHERDVELLRELGCDMAQGYGISVPLEADAFIEFCRSH
- a CDS encoding 3-deoxy-7-phosphoheptulonate synthase → MTRIDDPLHDREVGAADSTQDNTRTDDTRISAVRPLISPALLQDELPVSTEIQTLVEQSRVQIADVLHGRDDRLVLVVGPCSIHDHGQAMEYARLLRTAAEQHQKDLLIVMRVYFEKPRTTVGWKGYINDPRLDGSFRINEGLRRARELLQDISGLGLPIATEFLDLLSPQYIADLIAWGAIGARTTESPSHRQLSSGLSCPLGFKNGTDGGVQIAADAMVAASAKHAFMGMTKMGMAAIFETRGNQDTHVILRGGKQGPNYDAASVDACCAALRAAGQREQVMIDCSHANSNKSHLRQVDVANDIAAQIAQGDGRITGVMIESHLEEGRQDLKPGLPLRRGVSITDACLGWSQTAPVLETLALAVRQRREKASKQA
- a CDS encoding ferric reductase-like transmembrane domain-containing protein, whose translation is MRRTLAAVLLISLLAWAGAWWAQPPAELNVWTARDQLILLTGLGAYAIMTLIMLLAVRPRWLETRMGGLDKMYRLHKWSGILAAALAAAHYLIKLGKPLLLALFDPVPKTPRAAALLDMFRGSAKDIGEWAVWILAAMVLLTLWRRFPYHIWRQVHRIAAVIFLVVAFHGVVLTPAAWWWQPAGWMVAICTAVGTVCALMALTGNIGRGRRYRGQVLAIDHLSDDILALTCRVEGNWHHRAGQFAFLTTNRREGAHPYTVSGADDGTGRVQFSIKALGDYTRRLQRSLQVGQDVIIEGPYGCFDFQRDDGRPQIWVAAGIGVTPFISWMESLQTDPDTAPVATLYYCGRNADDAPFADHLKALCARVPNVTLQVRYSETQRPLTAAELAEHHTPGAPWPSVWFCGPAGFADALKDGLHRRGMPVSELFHQEAFQMR